One Oncorhynchus clarkii lewisi isolate Uvic-CL-2024 chromosome 32, UVic_Ocla_1.0, whole genome shotgun sequence DNA window includes the following coding sequences:
- the LOC139392236 gene encoding immunoglobulin superfamily DCC subclass member 3-like: protein MNKPGMLLTCLAAYICLNVCGAKELAILLEPSDVIAVRDRPLMLDCRVEGEGSISITWRKNGVPVVVGERVQVLPNGTLFIQSFQKRLDRVGSETDVGEYDCAAQNRFGMLVSRKARVQLASLPKFHTHPESMSVDDGGVARFKCQVNSVPEANITWERDRTPLTTTDNRYTLLPMGILQVTGVRRIDAGVYRCVASNIANTRFSHEAVLNVTGEASRIYKEPVILSGPQNLTITVHQTAILECIATGNPRPIVSWSRLDGRSIGVEGIQVLGTGNLMISDVSLQHSGVYVCAANRPGTRMRRTALGRLVVQAPPEFMQWPQSVSKPAGGSAVFTCVAQGVPEPHLIWLKNGKILMPGDNVKLTNNNSTLAVTRITSEDEAIYQCIAENMAGTNQASARLAVSLAKDLPDSPQGLTATALSPSALQLAWIQPPVEITDGIIGYVLHIRKISEPDSRELQEAVSKTTFQHDFTNLEPATTYSIYLKAYSPLGASQQSSTVVATTLGGVPSPPTFFTKVVNSTAVQVLWELPSKPGKAEGFRLTYRRVPHADFQGPVQFPCHVNAHTISRLETGAVYEVKLVAYNGNGESDCSKRLVSLAEEGSSAKTSGGENQCTCRQESEGSMGGIVVGIHIGMACIIFCVLFLMFGYRHSLFCSKGTQYSWSVPRGEDRGQLGQNGIPKEGVTRPVEVTLELVPQSRDSTCHGGAPVRPAQCQVLIEQHSSGLPGMGTG from the exons ATGTATGTGGTGCCAAGGAGCTGGCGATCCTATTGGAGCCCAGTGACGTCATCGCTGTGCGGGATCGGCCGCTGATGCTGGACTGCCGGGTAGAGGGCGAGGGCTCCATCTCGATCACGTGGCGCAAGAACGGGGTGCCCGTAGTTGTGGGGGAGCGTGTACAGGTGCTGCCCAATGGGACCCTCTTCATCCAGAGCTTCCAGAAACGACTAGACAGAGTCGGAAGTGAGACAGATGTTGGAGAATACGACTGCGCCGCTCAGAACCGCTTTGGCATGCTGGTCAGCCGCAAGGCCCGGGTTCAGCTGGCAT CCCTCCCTAAGTTCCACACACACCCAGAGTCCATGTCAGTGGACGATGGCGGTGTGGCTCGCTTCAAGTGCCAGGTCAATAGTGTGCCCGAGGCCAACATCACTTGGGAAAGGGACAGAACCCCACTCACTACTACCGACAACAG GTACACTCTCCTGCCAATGGGTATCCTCCAGGTGACTGGTGTGAGGCGGATTGATGCCGGGGTGTACCGTTGTGTGGCCTCCAACATCGCCAACACACGCTTCAGCCATGAGGCTGTGCTCAATGTAACCG GTGAGGCTTCCAGGATCTACAAGGAGCCAGTTATCCTCTCTGGGCCCCAGAATCTGACCATCACCGTCCACCAGACAGCCATTTTGGAGTGCATTGCCACAGGGAACCCCCGGCCCATTGTCTCCTGGAGCAGGCTGG ATGGGCGCTCCATCGGGGTGGAGGGCATCCAGGTGTTGGGCACTGGAAACCTGATGATCTCGGACGTGTCGCTGCAGCACTCAGGGGTGTACGTGTGCGCCGCCAACCGCCCCGGGACCAGGATGAGGCGTACTGCACTGGGAAGACTGGTGGTGCAAG CTCCCCCTGAGTTCATGCAGTGGCCCCAGTCTGTCTCAAAACCAGCGGGAGGCAGTGCTGTGTTCACCTGTGTGGCCCAGGGCGTCCCCGAGCCTCACCTCATCTGGCTGAAGAATGGCAAGATCCTGATGCCCGGTGACAATGTCAAGCtcaccaacaacaacag CACCCTGGCCGTGACGCGCATCACCTCGGAGGACGAGGCCATCTACCAGTGCATCGCTGAGAACATGGCCGGCACCAACCAGGCTAGCGCCCGTCTGGCCGTGTCCCTGGCCAAGGATCTGCCCGACTCCCCCCAGGGCCTCACGGCCACCGCCCTCTCCCCCAGCGCCCTGCAGCTCGCTTGGATCCAGCCGCCCGTAGAGATCACCGACGGCATCATCGGCTATGTGCTCCACATCCGCAAGATCAGCG AGCCAGACAGTAGAGAGCTGCAGGAGGCAGTCAGTAAAACCACCTTCCAGCATGACTTCACCAACCTGGAGCCAGCCACCACCTACTCCATCTACCTCAAGGCCTACTCCCCACTGGGTGCCAGCCAGCAGTCCAGCACTGTGGTGGCCACAACACTAGGGGGCG TGCCCTCTCCCCCTACCTTCTTCACCAAGGTGGTGAACTCCACTGCAGTCCAGGTGCTATGGGAGCTCCCCAGCAAGCCTGGCAAGGCAGAGGGCTTCAGGCTCACCTACCGCAGGGTCCCCCATGCCGACTTCCAGGGGCCAGTTCAGTTCCCTTGCCACGTCAATGCCCACACCATCTCCCGCCttg AAACCGGCGCGGTGTATGAAGTCAAACTAGTGGCCTATAACGGGAACGGCGAGAGCGACTGCTCCAAGAGGCTGGTGTCACTGGCAGAAGAAGGCAGCAGTGCCAAAACCAGTG GTGGGGAGAACCAGTGTACCTGTAGACAGGAGAGCGAGGGCTCGATGGGTGGTATAGTGGTGGGCATTCATATCGGCATGGCCTGCATCATCTTCTGTGTACTCTTCCTCATGTTTGGATACCGTCACAG TTTGTTCTGCAGTAAAGGGACTCAGTACAGCTGGTCTGTTCCAAGAGGGGAGGACCGGGGACAGCTGGGACAAAACGGGATCCCCAAAGAGGGGGTCACTCGTCCTGTAGAAGTCACCCTGGAGTTAGTGCCTCAG